Proteins co-encoded in one Pocillopora verrucosa isolate sample1 chromosome 1, ASM3666991v2, whole genome shotgun sequence genomic window:
- the LOC131772511 gene encoding maltase-glucoamylase isoform X1: MASRYNQTMLLCLIVAVGLSSVFAQHVLDTDKIDCYPEIRNQTLCEARGCTWEESQSKGVPWCFFPKSYLGGYKIDGEVRETQLGYRATLNRHSNTTIYGDDIDEIVLDVEFQTDDRVRFKLYDAKKKRYEVPVPMPIATSKASNAKYTVEFEKDPFSLKILRKDNDVVIWDSSVGVFIFEDQYIQISNQPPSLFVYGFGEQEHKSFKHNLSAWEVLPIFTRDQFPYSGGNLYGHHPFYTCMETDGKSHGVFLMNSNAMDVTLQPKPAITYRTIGGILDFYIFLGPSPEDVIKQYTEAIGRTFLPPYWSLGFQLSRWGYNKIETVKNLVENMTEHDLPQDVQYGDIDYMIRQKDFTYDPVNFKGLPQFVRSIKNDGLRYIIILDPAIGANDTDYPPYDLGNELDVFIKDGDSGKNLYGKVWPTFENITMNDSLSWDEKTRLYRQFAAFPDYFHPNISKYWRDLIKDFHKIIKFDGLWIDMNEPANFVAGRVGGCSKNKWDYPPYKPRIMGNIMADKTVCMNAKQYNDLHYNVHSLYGWSQTLVTLAAARESTGKRSIVISRSTFASSGKYAGHWLGDNKASWDQLHTSIIGMLEFNLFGIPYVGADVCGFFDHPTSELCLRWTQLGAFYPFFRNHNGYGNKAQDPTAFGEEFARNARIVLRTRYKLLPFLYTLFYEAHMDGSTVVRPVMHEFAGDKETWGIDRQFLWGPSLLISPVLDEGRTAVNAYFPDDRWYDFYTGKEMSSRKSHLTLDAPLDHIPLHVRGGHIIPTQEPAINTALSRQNPLGLIVALGDDGKATGQLFWDDGEAIDTVKNNQYLLIKFSGQESGIKFSVEKNGFAAPDLPKWGSVDVYGLSSGIFVSLSVNGRGMSEKATYDKNKKVLKITGLSLDINMDHFIEWEFEPNPKAAESKIQPRITAVVILLLAAVISCNY; the protein is encoded by the exons ATGGCGTCCCGTTACAACCAAACGATGCTTCTTTGCTTAATCGTTGCCGTTGGACTATCGTCGGTTTTCGCACAGCATGTCTTGGACACAGACAAAATCGACTGTTATCCTGAAATTAGAAACCAAACTCTCTGCGAGGCTCGTGGGTGTACATGGGAGGAATCTCAATCAAAG GGTGTTCCTTGGTGTTTTTTCCCCAAGTCATATTTAGGTGGATATAAGATAGATGGAGAGGTTCGAGAAACCCAGCTAGGATACCGAGCCACCCTTAATAGACACTCCAACACGACTATCTATGGGGACGACATCGACGAGATTGTCCTTGATGTCGAGTTTCAAACAGACGACCGTGTTAGATTTAAG CTCTACGACgccaagaaaaaaagatatgaagtACCAGTCCCTATGCCAATTGCGACATCAAAGGCTTCTAATGCAAAGTATACTGTTGAGTTCGAGAAGGATCCTTTCTCCCTGAAAATACTGCGGAAAGACAACGATGTCGTCAT ATGGGACTCGTCTGTGGGCGTGTTTATATTTGAGGACCAGTATATACAGATCTCGAATCAGCCCCCTTCTTTATTCGTGTACGGTTTTGGTGAACAGGAACATAAGTCATTCAAACATAACCTTTCAGCCTGGGAAGTTCTTCCTATCTTCACAAGAGACCAGTTTCCATAT AGTGGTGGAAATTTATATGGCCACCATCCTTTCTACACTTGTATGGAAACCGATGGCAAATCTCACGGGGTTTTTCTAATGAATAGCAACGCGATGG ATGTCACCCTACAGCCAAAACCAGCCATAACATATCGCACAATTGGAGGAATTctagatttttacatatttcttgGTCCTTCTCCCGAGGATGTCATAAAGCAATATACTGAG GCTATAGGTCGTACATTTTTGCCGCCATATTGGTCGCTTGGATTTCAGCTTTCTCGTTGGGGATATAACAAGATTGAGACGGTAAAGAATCTGGTGGAGAACATGACTGAACATGATTTACCTCAG GATGTGCAATACGGCGACATCGACTATATGATCCGACAGAAAGACTTTACTTATGATCCAGTCAACTTCAAGGGCTTGCCTCAATTTGTCCGCTCAATCAAGAACGATGGCTTGCGATACATTATTATCCTG GACCCAGCTATTGGAGCCAATGACACTGACTATCCTCCTTACGACCTGGGAAACGAACTGGATGTGTTCATCAAAGATGGCGATTCTGGAAAAAACCTGTACGGGAAG GTTTGGCCGACGTTTGAAAACATCACAATGAATGACAGCTTGTCTTGGGACGAAAAAACAAGG CTGTACAGACAATTTGCTGCGTTTCCGGACTATTTCCATCCAAACATCAGCAAATACTGGAGGGATCTCATTAAAGACTTTcacaaaatcatcaaatttgaCGGATTGTGGATT GATATGAATGAGCCGGCAAACTTTGTTGCTGGAAGAGTGGGTGGATGCAGCAAAAACAAGTGGGACTATCCCCCTTACAAACCAA GGATTATGGGAAACATCATGGCGGACAAGACTGTGTGCATGAACGCAAAACAATACAATGATTTACATTATAATGTCCACAGCTTGTATGGATGGAGTCAGACATTGGTTACCCTGGC AGCGGCAAGGGAAAGTACAGGAAAACGAAGTATCGTGATCTCGAGATCAACTTTCGCCAGCAGTGGAAAATATGCCGGGCATTGGCTTGGAGACAACAAGGCATCATGGGACCAGCTTCATACATCGATTATTG GAATGTTAGAATTCAACCTGTTCGGTATTCCTTAT GTTGGGGCAGATGTTTGCGGGTTCTTTGATCACCCGACAAGTGAGTTGTGTCTTCGCTGGACTCAACTGGGAGCCTTTTACCCTTTCTTCAGAAACCACAATGGCTATGGAAACAAG GCTCAAGATCCAACAGCATTTGGTGAAGAATTCGCAAGAAACGCTCGTATAGTTCTCCGCACACGTTACAAATTATTGCCGTTCTTGTATACACTGTTCTATGAAGCGCACATGGACGGCTCCACTGTAGTGCGGCCTGTTATGCACGA GTTCGCAGGGGACAAAGAAACTTGGGGAATTGACCGGCAATTTTTGTGGGGACCATCGCTACTTATATCACCTGTTTTAGATGAG GGTAGGACCGCAGTTAATGCATATTTTCCTGACGATCGATGGTATGACTTCTACACA GGCAAGGAGATGAGTAGCCGTAAAAGTCACTTGACTTTAGATGCCCCACTTGATCACATTCCTCTTCATGTTCGAGGCGGCCACATTATCCCAACCCAGGAACCAGCCATTAACACGGCTTTAAG TCGTCAAAACCCATTGGGCCTGATTGTAGCGTTGGGAGACGATGGAAAAGCTACAGGACAGCTCTTCTGGGACGATGGAGAAGCCATCG ACACCGTGAAAAATAATCAATACCTGCTGATAAAGTTCTCAGGCCAAGAG TCTGGGATAAAATTCTCTGTTGAGAAGAATGGTTTCGCCGCACCAGACCTTCCTAAATGGGGCTCAGTAGATGTGTACGGACTCTCTTCGGGTATTTTTGTCTCACTCAGCGTCAACGGGAGGGGCATGTCAGAGAAAGCAACCtacgacaaaaacaaaaag GTCTTGAAAATCACTGGTCTGTCACTCGACATCAATATGGACCATTTTATTGAATGGGAATTCGAGCCTAACCCTAAAGCAGCTGAAAGCAAAATTCAGCCCCGTATTACTGCAGTAGTTATTCTTTTGTTGGCTGCGGTTATAAGCTGCAATTATTGA
- the LOC131772517 gene encoding uncharacterized protein isoform X1 has translation MAELCSPYCSRPCFLSEEGIKKARDKNSNSMESKGATASLLTVEFFQSILGKRGKLVSWYPFEIPQQSIGLTTTCKAIKDDDRMIGHQGFEITYRTSSEDSARKTFRVVAKCKPLALKFVNIFGSWIEQKSGEVSQYAEMFRQVSYFRNSDVREIKVMRTQDSRFTDIAPKVYHTVCDPSKEVFVIVMEDLTGHVTHFNTINNASEVWDQEDIKVVLRDIARFHSIHLGNVTNLESEPWMCFYSGSVMKALSGFWYALLRHNCVTFPDLWTTKRTNLVRSFIDNMDRVWKVIESFPRTLVHYDFTPRNVCLRKQEFPTEDNHNRFFIANNKLCRVSCIYDWEMATVHAPQHDVVEFLAFVLPERGEITSRTDLVRFYQEQLEKSSGMTFNSEQFMNVFIAVCCVYALHQLSLKTITHSVTRLPYFERAVQSHMGFLEDLEERGCLKFLYDNELI, from the exons ATGGCAGAATTGTGTTCCCCGTACTGCAGCAGACCGTGTTTCCTGTCAGAAGAAGGTATTAAAAAGGCTCGagacaaaaacagcaacagcATGGAAAGTAAAGGCGCAACTGCATCTCTGTTGACGGTTGAGTTTTTCCAAAGTATCCttggaaaaagaggaaaacttgTTTCTTGGTATCCATTTGAG ATCCCTCAGCAAAGCATTGGTCTAACCACAACATGTAAAGCCATAAAAGATGACGATCGCATGATTGGGCACCAAGGATTTGAAATCACTTACAGAACAAGCTCTG AAGATTCAGCAAGGAAAACATTTCGAGTTGTCGCAAAGTGTAAGCCACTGGCCCTCAAGTTCGTTAACATCTTTGGAAGCTGGATCGAGCAAAAAAGCGGAGAAGTAAGCCAGTATGCTGAGATGTTTCGCCAGGTGTCTTATTTCAG GAACTCTGATGTAAGAGAGATTAAAGTCATGAGGACGCAGGACTCAAGGTTCACAGACATTGCACCGAAAGTTTATCACACTGTCTGTGATCCTTCTAAG GAGGTTTTTGTAATAGTTATGGAGGATCTTACTGGTCACGTGACACATTTTAACACCATCAATAACGCGTCAGAGGTCTGGGATCAAGAAGATATTAAG GTGGTTCTGCGAGATATTGCTCGTTTCCATAGCATCCATCTTGGCAACGTAACTAACCTAGAATCTGAGCCCTGGATGTGCTTTTACAGCGGAAGCGTTATGAAGGCGCTCTCAGGTTTTTGGTACGCCCTTTTGCGTCACAACTGCGTGACATTTCCTGATCTGTGGACTACGAAAAG GACGAATCTTGTCAGAAGTTTTATTGACAACATGGACCGCGTATGGAAAGTAATCGAGTCATTTCCAAGGACTTTAGTTCACTATGATTTTACTCCAAGAAATGTGTGCCTCCGCAAGCAAGAATTTCCAACGGAAGATAACCATAACCGCTTTTTTATCGCAAACAACAAATTATGTCGAGTGTCCTGTATCTATGACTGGGAAATGGCGACAGTTCATGCACCTCAGCATGACGTGGTTGAGTTCCTTGCATTTGTTCTTCCAGAGAGAGGTGAAATAACAAGTCGTACAGACCTTGTTCGATTTTATCAGGAACAATTGGAAAAGTCAAGTGGAATGACTTTCAACTCGGAACAGTTCATGAACGTTTTTATTGCGGTGTGTTGTGTGTATGCATTGCATCAGCTCTCCTTGAAAACCATCACTCACTCAGTTACGCGGTTACCGTACTTTGAGAGAGCAGTCCAATCGCATATGGGATTCCTAGAGGACCTAGAAGAAAGAGGCTGTCTTAAGTTCCTTTATGATAATGAGCTCATTTAA
- the LOC131772511 gene encoding maltase-glucoamylase isoform X2: protein MPIATSKASNAKYTVEFEKDPFSLKILRKDNDVVIWDSSVGVFIFEDQYIQISNQPPSLFVYGFGEQEHKSFKHNLSAWEVLPIFTRDQFPYSGGNLYGHHPFYTCMETDGKSHGVFLMNSNAMDVTLQPKPAITYRTIGGILDFYIFLGPSPEDVIKQYTEAIGRTFLPPYWSLGFQLSRWGYNKIETVKNLVENMTEHDLPQDVQYGDIDYMIRQKDFTYDPVNFKGLPQFVRSIKNDGLRYIIILDPAIGANDTDYPPYDLGNELDVFIKDGDSGKNLYGKVWPTFENITMNDSLSWDEKTRLYRQFAAFPDYFHPNISKYWRDLIKDFHKIIKFDGLWIDMNEPANFVAGRVGGCSKNKWDYPPYKPRIMGNIMADKTVCMNAKQYNDLHYNVHSLYGWSQTLVTLAAARESTGKRSIVISRSTFASSGKYAGHWLGDNKASWDQLHTSIIGMLEFNLFGIPYVGADVCGFFDHPTSELCLRWTQLGAFYPFFRNHNGYGNKAQDPTAFGEEFARNARIVLRTRYKLLPFLYTLFYEAHMDGSTVVRPVMHEFAGDKETWGIDRQFLWGPSLLISPVLDEGRTAVNAYFPDDRWYDFYTGKEMSSRKSHLTLDAPLDHIPLHVRGGHIIPTQEPAINTALSRQNPLGLIVALGDDGKATGQLFWDDGEAIDTVKNNQYLLIKFSGQESGIKFSVEKNGFAAPDLPKWGSVDVYGLSSGIFVSLSVNGRGMSEKATYDKNKKVLKITGLSLDINMDHFIEWEFEPNPKAAESKIQPRITAVVILLLAAVISCNY from the exons ATGCCAATTGCGACATCAAAGGCTTCTAATGCAAAGTATACTGTTGAGTTCGAGAAGGATCCTTTCTCCCTGAAAATACTGCGGAAAGACAACGATGTCGTCAT ATGGGACTCGTCTGTGGGCGTGTTTATATTTGAGGACCAGTATATACAGATCTCGAATCAGCCCCCTTCTTTATTCGTGTACGGTTTTGGTGAACAGGAACATAAGTCATTCAAACATAACCTTTCAGCCTGGGAAGTTCTTCCTATCTTCACAAGAGACCAGTTTCCATAT AGTGGTGGAAATTTATATGGCCACCATCCTTTCTACACTTGTATGGAAACCGATGGCAAATCTCACGGGGTTTTTCTAATGAATAGCAACGCGATGG ATGTCACCCTACAGCCAAAACCAGCCATAACATATCGCACAATTGGAGGAATTctagatttttacatatttcttgGTCCTTCTCCCGAGGATGTCATAAAGCAATATACTGAG GCTATAGGTCGTACATTTTTGCCGCCATATTGGTCGCTTGGATTTCAGCTTTCTCGTTGGGGATATAACAAGATTGAGACGGTAAAGAATCTGGTGGAGAACATGACTGAACATGATTTACCTCAG GATGTGCAATACGGCGACATCGACTATATGATCCGACAGAAAGACTTTACTTATGATCCAGTCAACTTCAAGGGCTTGCCTCAATTTGTCCGCTCAATCAAGAACGATGGCTTGCGATACATTATTATCCTG GACCCAGCTATTGGAGCCAATGACACTGACTATCCTCCTTACGACCTGGGAAACGAACTGGATGTGTTCATCAAAGATGGCGATTCTGGAAAAAACCTGTACGGGAAG GTTTGGCCGACGTTTGAAAACATCACAATGAATGACAGCTTGTCTTGGGACGAAAAAACAAGG CTGTACAGACAATTTGCTGCGTTTCCGGACTATTTCCATCCAAACATCAGCAAATACTGGAGGGATCTCATTAAAGACTTTcacaaaatcatcaaatttgaCGGATTGTGGATT GATATGAATGAGCCGGCAAACTTTGTTGCTGGAAGAGTGGGTGGATGCAGCAAAAACAAGTGGGACTATCCCCCTTACAAACCAA GGATTATGGGAAACATCATGGCGGACAAGACTGTGTGCATGAACGCAAAACAATACAATGATTTACATTATAATGTCCACAGCTTGTATGGATGGAGTCAGACATTGGTTACCCTGGC AGCGGCAAGGGAAAGTACAGGAAAACGAAGTATCGTGATCTCGAGATCAACTTTCGCCAGCAGTGGAAAATATGCCGGGCATTGGCTTGGAGACAACAAGGCATCATGGGACCAGCTTCATACATCGATTATTG GAATGTTAGAATTCAACCTGTTCGGTATTCCTTAT GTTGGGGCAGATGTTTGCGGGTTCTTTGATCACCCGACAAGTGAGTTGTGTCTTCGCTGGACTCAACTGGGAGCCTTTTACCCTTTCTTCAGAAACCACAATGGCTATGGAAACAAG GCTCAAGATCCAACAGCATTTGGTGAAGAATTCGCAAGAAACGCTCGTATAGTTCTCCGCACACGTTACAAATTATTGCCGTTCTTGTATACACTGTTCTATGAAGCGCACATGGACGGCTCCACTGTAGTGCGGCCTGTTATGCACGA GTTCGCAGGGGACAAAGAAACTTGGGGAATTGACCGGCAATTTTTGTGGGGACCATCGCTACTTATATCACCTGTTTTAGATGAG GGTAGGACCGCAGTTAATGCATATTTTCCTGACGATCGATGGTATGACTTCTACACA GGCAAGGAGATGAGTAGCCGTAAAAGTCACTTGACTTTAGATGCCCCACTTGATCACATTCCTCTTCATGTTCGAGGCGGCCACATTATCCCAACCCAGGAACCAGCCATTAACACGGCTTTAAG TCGTCAAAACCCATTGGGCCTGATTGTAGCGTTGGGAGACGATGGAAAAGCTACAGGACAGCTCTTCTGGGACGATGGAGAAGCCATCG ACACCGTGAAAAATAATCAATACCTGCTGATAAAGTTCTCAGGCCAAGAG TCTGGGATAAAATTCTCTGTTGAGAAGAATGGTTTCGCCGCACCAGACCTTCCTAAATGGGGCTCAGTAGATGTGTACGGACTCTCTTCGGGTATTTTTGTCTCACTCAGCGTCAACGGGAGGGGCATGTCAGAGAAAGCAACCtacgacaaaaacaaaaag GTCTTGAAAATCACTGGTCTGTCACTCGACATCAATATGGACCATTTTATTGAATGGGAATTCGAGCCTAACCCTAAAGCAGCTGAAAGCAAAATTCAGCCCCGTATTACTGCAGTAGTTATTCTTTTGTTGGCTGCGGTTATAAGCTGCAATTATTGA
- the LOC131772517 gene encoding uncharacterized protein isoform X2, which translates to MAELCSPYCSRPCFLSEEGIKKARDKNSNSMESKGATASLLTVEFFQSILGKRGKLVSWYPFEIPQQSIGLTTTCKAIKDDDRMIGHQGFEITYRTSSDSARKTFRVVAKCKPLALKFVNIFGSWIEQKSGEVSQYAEMFRQVSYFRNSDVREIKVMRTQDSRFTDIAPKVYHTVCDPSKEVFVIVMEDLTGHVTHFNTINNASEVWDQEDIKVVLRDIARFHSIHLGNVTNLESEPWMCFYSGSVMKALSGFWYALLRHNCVTFPDLWTTKRTNLVRSFIDNMDRVWKVIESFPRTLVHYDFTPRNVCLRKQEFPTEDNHNRFFIANNKLCRVSCIYDWEMATVHAPQHDVVEFLAFVLPERGEITSRTDLVRFYQEQLEKSSGMTFNSEQFMNVFIAVCCVYALHQLSLKTITHSVTRLPYFERAVQSHMGFLEDLEERGCLKFLYDNELI; encoded by the exons ATGGCAGAATTGTGTTCCCCGTACTGCAGCAGACCGTGTTTCCTGTCAGAAGAAGGTATTAAAAAGGCTCGagacaaaaacagcaacagcATGGAAAGTAAAGGCGCAACTGCATCTCTGTTGACGGTTGAGTTTTTCCAAAGTATCCttggaaaaagaggaaaacttgTTTCTTGGTATCCATTTGAG ATCCCTCAGCAAAGCATTGGTCTAACCACAACATGTAAAGCCATAAAAGATGACGATCGCATGATTGGGCACCAAGGATTTGAAATCACTTACAGAACAAGCTCTG ATTCAGCAAGGAAAACATTTCGAGTTGTCGCAAAGTGTAAGCCACTGGCCCTCAAGTTCGTTAACATCTTTGGAAGCTGGATCGAGCAAAAAAGCGGAGAAGTAAGCCAGTATGCTGAGATGTTTCGCCAGGTGTCTTATTTCAG GAACTCTGATGTAAGAGAGATTAAAGTCATGAGGACGCAGGACTCAAGGTTCACAGACATTGCACCGAAAGTTTATCACACTGTCTGTGATCCTTCTAAG GAGGTTTTTGTAATAGTTATGGAGGATCTTACTGGTCACGTGACACATTTTAACACCATCAATAACGCGTCAGAGGTCTGGGATCAAGAAGATATTAAG GTGGTTCTGCGAGATATTGCTCGTTTCCATAGCATCCATCTTGGCAACGTAACTAACCTAGAATCTGAGCCCTGGATGTGCTTTTACAGCGGAAGCGTTATGAAGGCGCTCTCAGGTTTTTGGTACGCCCTTTTGCGTCACAACTGCGTGACATTTCCTGATCTGTGGACTACGAAAAG GACGAATCTTGTCAGAAGTTTTATTGACAACATGGACCGCGTATGGAAAGTAATCGAGTCATTTCCAAGGACTTTAGTTCACTATGATTTTACTCCAAGAAATGTGTGCCTCCGCAAGCAAGAATTTCCAACGGAAGATAACCATAACCGCTTTTTTATCGCAAACAACAAATTATGTCGAGTGTCCTGTATCTATGACTGGGAAATGGCGACAGTTCATGCACCTCAGCATGACGTGGTTGAGTTCCTTGCATTTGTTCTTCCAGAGAGAGGTGAAATAACAAGTCGTACAGACCTTGTTCGATTTTATCAGGAACAATTGGAAAAGTCAAGTGGAATGACTTTCAACTCGGAACAGTTCATGAACGTTTTTATTGCGGTGTGTTGTGTGTATGCATTGCATCAGCTCTCCTTGAAAACCATCACTCACTCAGTTACGCGGTTACCGTACTTTGAGAGAGCAGTCCAATCGCATATGGGATTCCTAGAGGACCTAGAAGAAAGAGGCTGTCTTAAGTTCCTTTATGATAATGAGCTCATTTAA